The following coding sequences lie in one Rhizobium rhododendri genomic window:
- a CDS encoding glycosyltransferase family 4 protein, with translation MPIRKKILVVLKGYPRLSETFIAQELLGLEQAGFDLTLISMRRPTDKKRHPVHDEIKARVVYLPEYLHEEPLRVVKALLSVRHRPGFRPLLRQFWADLKRDPTRNRFRRLGQAMVLAHEWPDGAEWLHAHFIHTPASVTAYASILTGTPWTCSAHAKDIWTSPDWELTEKLGQARWAVTCTHSGFDHMRTLTPFKERVHLSYHGLDLARFSPSQSQHSNRNGSDPAAPVLLLSVGRAVEKKGYDVLLRALALLPETLHWRFEHIGGGDRLPELKALADSLGIADRIIWKGAMAQDEVLAHYRRADVFALACRVAADGDRDGLPNVLVEASSQRLACISTRVSGVPELLIDGENGLLVSSEDPTGLARALETAIRDPALRHRLGLAAERRVRENFDYHSSIRHLSRLFEEEWQKDDNRKQSA, from the coding sequence TTGCCTATCCGAAAAAAAATACTGGTCGTCCTCAAGGGCTATCCCCGGCTGTCTGAAACGTTTATTGCCCAGGAGCTGCTTGGGCTGGAGCAGGCGGGCTTCGACCTGACGCTGATCTCGATGCGCCGTCCCACCGACAAGAAGCGGCACCCGGTCCACGACGAGATCAAGGCGCGTGTCGTCTACCTGCCGGAATATCTGCACGAGGAGCCGTTGCGCGTCGTCAAGGCGCTACTATCGGTCAGGCACCGACCCGGCTTTCGGCCGCTGCTGCGCCAATTCTGGGCCGACCTGAAACGTGACCCGACGCGCAACCGATTTCGCCGCCTCGGCCAGGCCATGGTGCTTGCGCATGAGTGGCCTGACGGAGCCGAGTGGCTGCATGCCCACTTCATTCACACCCCCGCCTCCGTCACCGCCTATGCAAGCATTCTCACCGGCACCCCTTGGACCTGTTCGGCGCATGCCAAGGATATCTGGACGTCACCCGACTGGGAACTGACCGAAAAGCTCGGACAGGCCCGTTGGGCCGTGACCTGCACTCATAGTGGTTTTGACCACATGCGAACTTTAACGCCATTCAAGGAGCGTGTGCACCTAAGCTACCACGGTCTCGACCTCGCCCGTTTCAGCCCTTCCCAAAGTCAACATTCCAACCGCAACGGCAGCGATCCCGCTGCACCGGTGTTGCTGCTCAGCGTCGGCCGCGCCGTCGAGAAAAAGGGCTACGACGTGCTGCTGCGGGCGCTGGCGCTGTTGCCTGAGACGCTCCACTGGCGCTTCGAGCATATCGGCGGCGGTGACCGGTTGCCCGAGCTCAAAGCACTGGCGGACAGTCTCGGCATTGCCGACCGCATCATCTGGAAGGGTGCGATGGCGCAGGATGAGGTGCTGGCACACTATCGACGTGCCGATGTGTTTGCGCTTGCTTGCCGCGTTGCTGCCGACGGAGACCGCGATGGGCTGCCGAACGTGCTGGTCGAGGCCTCCAGCCAGCGTCTCGCCTGCATCTCGACGCGGGTTTCCGGCGTTCCGGAACTTTTGATCGACGGCGAGAATGGGCTGCTGGTCTCTTCCGAAGACCCAACCGGCCTGGCCCGGGCTCTGGAAACCGCAATCCGCGACCCCGCCCTTCGCCACCGTCTGGGTTTGGCTGCCGAGCGGCGGGTGCGCGAGAACTTCGACTATCATTCCAGCATCCGACACCTCAGCCGGCTGTTCGAGGAGGAATGGCAAAAAGACGACAACCGGAAGCAATCGGCGTGA
- a CDS encoding glycosyltransferase family protein, which translates to MKRRVEDARILMYSHDTFGLGHLRRCRTIAHSLVGDYRGLNVLIISGATIAGAFDYRARVDFVQVPSVIKLKDGEYTSMSGDVDLKDTLKMRQAIIRQTAENFQPDIFIVDKEPLGLKGEVEETLQYLKARGTTLVLGMRDVMDAPHLLDAEWKKSNMLEKIDQYYDRVWVYGPPDFYDPLLGLDVPAGVRRKMDFVGFLQRSVPQGKKSEHVPDEDYILVTTGGGGDGADLVRDIVNAYEKDRSLQYKTLIVLGPYMPARERTELVERANKISCLEVIEFDKRMEELIDGATAVVAMGGYNTYCEILSFDKPALIIPRTRPREEQLIRAQRASALGLVDMLLPEESEDALQLSAALKKLVNRAPPSKSGEKNMRLEGLVNISQIVGEWLDGRESYPSLSVVGE; encoded by the coding sequence ATGAAACGGCGCGTTGAAGATGCACGCATACTCATGTACAGCCATGACACGTTCGGGCTCGGACACCTGCGCCGCTGCCGGACGATCGCGCATTCGCTGGTTGGCGACTATCGCGGGCTGAATGTCCTCATTATTTCGGGCGCAACCATCGCCGGGGCATTCGACTACCGTGCCCGTGTCGACTTCGTCCAGGTGCCGAGCGTCATCAAGCTCAAGGACGGCGAATACACCTCGATGTCCGGCGACGTCGACCTGAAAGACACGCTGAAGATGCGCCAGGCGATCATCCGCCAGACGGCCGAAAACTTCCAGCCGGACATCTTCATCGTCGACAAGGAACCGCTCGGTCTCAAGGGCGAAGTCGAGGAAACGCTGCAATATCTGAAGGCGCGCGGCACGACGCTGGTGCTCGGCATGCGCGATGTGATGGATGCGCCGCATCTGCTCGATGCCGAGTGGAAGAAGAGCAACATGCTGGAGAAGATCGACCAGTACTACGACCGGGTGTGGGTCTATGGGCCGCCCGATTTCTACGATCCGCTTCTCGGCCTCGACGTTCCCGCCGGTGTACGACGGAAAATGGACTTTGTCGGCTTCCTGCAGCGCAGCGTGCCGCAGGGCAAGAAATCCGAGCATGTGCCAGATGAGGACTACATTCTGGTGACAACAGGCGGCGGCGGCGATGGCGCGGATCTCGTGCGAGATATCGTCAACGCCTATGAGAAGGATCGCTCGCTGCAGTACAAGACGCTGATCGTGCTCGGACCCTATATGCCGGCCCGTGAGCGGACCGAACTTGTCGAGCGTGCCAACAAGATCAGCTGTCTCGAGGTGATCGAGTTCGACAAGCGCATGGAAGAACTGATCGATGGTGCGACGGCCGTGGTCGCCATGGGTGGCTACAACACCTATTGCGAAATCCTGTCTTTCGACAAGCCGGCGCTTATCATCCCGCGGACGCGGCCGCGCGAGGAACAACTGATCCGCGCCCAGCGGGCGAGTGCACTGGGACTTGTCGACATGCTGCTGCCCGAGGAGTCCGAGGACGCATTGCAGTTGTCGGCAGCCTTGAAGAAGCTGGTCAATCGTGCACCTCCATCGAAGAGCGGTGAGAAGAACATGCGGCTCGAGGGTCTCGTCAACATCTCGCAGATCGTCGGCGAGTGGCTCGACGGGCGGGAGAGCTATCCCTCGCTTTCCGTCGTCGGTGAGTAG
- a CDS encoding ABC transporter permease, with protein MQHYVSTAPFDPMQFEAMSAGQTRYHMASQKQLMWWKFKRHRVAVASGIFLLFLYGVVIIAEFIAPYGLHTRNVDFIHAPPQAVHIFHDGKLVAPFVYGRTMSLDIETLRRSYTDKPDDVQPIRFLCRGDAYNFWGAIPSNIHLVCPAVGGQMYLLGTDRLGRDVFSRIIYGARISLTIGLIGISISFILGIVLGGLAGYHGGWFDLLVQRVIEVLQSLPSLPLWMALAAIMPVTWSPILVYFGITIILGILDWTGLARAVRSKLLSLREEDYVLAAQLMGAKSRRIIGRHLVPGFMSHLIATATISIPSMILGETALSFLGLGLRPPITSWGILLTEARSVSVIAFYPWLLFPMIPVILVILAFNFLGDGLRDAADPYK; from the coding sequence ATGCAGCATTACGTCTCGACAGCGCCATTCGACCCGATGCAGTTCGAGGCGATGTCGGCGGGCCAGACGCGCTATCACATGGCGTCGCAAAAGCAGCTTATGTGGTGGAAATTCAAGCGCCACCGGGTGGCGGTCGCCTCCGGCATATTCCTGCTTTTCCTCTACGGCGTCGTTATAATCGCCGAGTTCATTGCTCCCTATGGCCTGCACACCCGCAATGTCGACTTCATCCATGCGCCGCCCCAGGCGGTCCACATCTTCCATGACGGAAAGCTCGTGGCGCCTTTTGTCTACGGTCGCACCATGTCGCTCGATATCGAGACGCTGCGCAGGTCCTATACGGATAAGCCTGACGACGTGCAGCCGATCCGCTTCCTCTGCCGTGGGGATGCCTATAATTTCTGGGGCGCCATTCCCTCCAACATCCATCTGGTCTGCCCGGCTGTGGGCGGGCAGATGTATCTGCTGGGAACGGACCGGCTCGGGCGGGACGTATTCTCGCGGATCATCTACGGTGCACGTATCTCGCTGACCATCGGCCTGATCGGCATATCGATCAGCTTCATCCTCGGTATCGTGCTCGGTGGACTTGCCGGTTATCACGGTGGCTGGTTCGATCTTCTCGTGCAGCGGGTTATCGAAGTGCTGCAATCGCTACCGAGCCTGCCGCTGTGGATGGCGCTGGCGGCGATCATGCCGGTGACGTGGAGCCCGATCCTGGTCTACTTCGGGATCACCATCATTCTCGGCATTCTCGACTGGACCGGGCTTGCGCGCGCCGTCCGCTCAAAACTCCTGTCCTTGCGCGAAGAGGATTATGTGCTGGCGGCACAGTTGATGGGCGCCAAATCGCGACGCATCATCGGCCGCCATCTCGTACCGGGCTTCATGTCGCATCTGATCGCCACCGCGACGATTTCGATCCCGAGCATGATCCTCGGCGAAACAGCCCTGAGCTTTCTCGGCCTTGGCCTGCGCCCACCCATCACCAGCTGGGGTATCCTGCTGACAGAGGCCCGAAGCGTCAGCGTTATCGCTTTTTATCCTTGGCTTCTGTTCCCGATGATTCCGGTAATTCTTGTGATACTTGCCTTCAATTTTCTGGGAGATGGCTTGCGCGATGCTGCCGATCCCTACAAATAG
- a CDS encoding ABC transporter permease yields MLRYIVWRIAVMVPTLLVISMLVFTIIQLPPGDFFESQIAELQAQGETANLQEIQELRKEYGLDKPVAVQYVYWVAGMLHGNFGYSFEYQLPVSQVVGDRLWLTILVSFTTILLTWLIAFPIGIYSATHQYSWSDYSLTFLGLLGIAIPNFMLALILMYFANVWFGVSIGHLMDQKYLSQPMSWEKASSILSHLWIPVVIVGTAGTAGMIRRLRANLLDEMQKQYVITARAKGLHPLRALIKYPLRMALNFFVADIGSILPSIISGAEITAIVLSLETTGPMLIKALQSQDMYLAGSFLMFLAVLNVIGVLISDIALGFLDPRIRLQGRSIR; encoded by the coding sequence GTGCTTAGATATATCGTCTGGCGCATCGCCGTCATGGTCCCGACACTGCTGGTCATCTCGATGCTGGTATTCACCATCATCCAGCTGCCCCCGGGCGACTTCTTCGAAAGCCAGATTGCCGAACTTCAAGCACAGGGCGAGACCGCCAACCTTCAGGAAATACAGGAGCTTCGCAAGGAATACGGCCTGGATAAGCCGGTGGCGGTCCAGTACGTCTACTGGGTGGCCGGCATGCTGCATGGCAATTTTGGCTATTCCTTCGAGTATCAGCTACCCGTCTCCCAGGTGGTCGGCGACCGACTGTGGCTGACTATCCTCGTGTCGTTCACCACTATCCTGCTGACATGGCTGATCGCGTTTCCCATCGGCATCTATTCGGCGACGCATCAGTACAGCTGGAGCGACTACAGCCTGACGTTTCTCGGGCTGCTCGGGATCGCCATTCCGAACTTCATGCTGGCGCTCATCCTGATGTATTTCGCCAATGTCTGGTTCGGCGTCTCCATCGGCCACCTTATGGATCAGAAATATCTGTCCCAGCCGATGAGCTGGGAGAAGGCGAGTTCCATCCTCTCGCATCTGTGGATCCCCGTCGTCATCGTCGGCACGGCCGGTACCGCAGGCATGATCCGGAGGCTGCGCGCCAACCTGCTTGACGAGATGCAGAAGCAATACGTCATCACCGCGCGGGCCAAGGGTCTTCACCCGCTGCGTGCGCTGATCAAATACCCGCTACGAATGGCCCTCAACTTTTTCGTCGCCGATATCGGTTCGATCCTGCCATCGATCATCTCGGGCGCTGAAATAACAGCGATCGTCCTGTCGCTGGAGACCACCGGGCCTATGCTGATCAAGGCGTTGCAGAGCCAGGACATGTATCTTGCCGGATCGTTCCTGATGTTCCTTGCCGTCCTCAATGTCATCGGCGTGCTGATTTCCGACATAGCCCTTGGCTTTCTCGACCCCCGTATCCGCTTGCAGGGCAGGAGCATCCGTTGA
- a CDS encoding ABC transporter substrate-binding protein yields the protein MVTRRTFLGAIASTMLPTFSARAADRDIEPEYLRPWLDAAQMPAMADRLPDRPRVVQLKAMGRQPGQYGGSVRTIIGGQSDLRFMTIYGYARLIGYDEKLQMQPDILESYDIEDDRVFTFHLRPGHKWSDGAPFTVDDFRYWWEDVILNKQLTPGGGALELRPHGSLPKFEVIDSLTVRYSWDKPNPNFLPIIAAPQPLVLAGPAHYLKQFHKKYQDEIRLSSLMKENHARKWQEMHIKMGRAYRPENPALPVLDPWHNTTAPPAEQFVFERNPYFHRVDENGRQLPYIDRFVLNVSSSSIIAAKTGAGESDLQATGIDFDDYAFLKDAEKRYPVKVNLWKMARGSRVALLPNLNCADKVWREVFRDVRVRRALSMAIDRHEINMAAFYGLGAESADTVLPESPLFKPEDAKAWVNHDPAQANALLDAAGLDKRNADGLRLLPDGRPMEITVETAGESTLDTDVMELVTDHWRKIGIAAFTRSSQRDIFRSRAMGGRIMMSIWYGLDNGVPTADMNPGELAPTMDDQLQWPLWGMYYLSGGSQGVAPDVPEAAQLNELLAQWGIAASFEERTEIWQKMLAIYTEQVFSIGLINGTLQPILHSRRLQNVPEKALYGFDPTCFLGIYMPDTFWLTEDHPRA from the coding sequence GTGGTAACCCGTCGGACGTTCCTTGGTGCAATTGCCTCGACCATGCTGCCGACGTTTTCGGCGCGCGCTGCAGATCGCGATATTGAGCCGGAATATCTTCGGCCATGGCTGGATGCAGCCCAGATGCCAGCTATGGCCGACCGCCTGCCGGACCGCCCTCGGGTTGTCCAACTGAAGGCGATGGGGCGCCAGCCCGGCCAATATGGCGGCTCGGTGCGGACCATCATCGGTGGGCAGAGCGATCTCCGGTTCATGACGATCTACGGCTACGCGCGACTGATCGGCTATGACGAGAAGTTGCAGATGCAACCGGACATTCTCGAATCCTATGACATCGAAGACGACCGGGTCTTTACCTTCCACCTCAGGCCCGGCCATAAATGGTCGGACGGCGCGCCGTTCACCGTCGACGATTTTCGCTACTGGTGGGAAGACGTCATCCTCAACAAGCAGCTCACTCCGGGCGGCGGCGCCCTGGAACTGAGGCCGCATGGCAGCCTGCCGAAGTTCGAGGTGATCGATTCCCTGACGGTGCGCTACTCCTGGGACAAGCCGAACCCCAATTTCCTGCCGATCATCGCTGCCCCGCAGCCGTTGGTGCTTGCCGGCCCCGCTCATTACCTCAAGCAGTTTCACAAGAAATATCAGGACGAGATCAGGCTGTCTTCGCTCATGAAGGAAAATCATGCGCGCAAGTGGCAGGAGATGCACATCAAGATGGGTCGCGCCTACCGTCCGGAAAATCCGGCCCTGCCGGTGCTGGATCCCTGGCACAACACCACCGCGCCACCGGCCGAGCAGTTCGTTTTCGAGCGCAACCCGTATTTTCACCGGGTCGACGAGAACGGGCGGCAGCTTCCCTATATCGACCGCTTCGTTCTGAATGTCAGTTCGTCGTCGATAATTGCTGCCAAGACCGGTGCCGGCGAAAGCGACCTGCAGGCGACCGGCATTGATTTCGACGATTATGCGTTCCTGAAAGACGCCGAAAAGCGCTACCCGGTGAAGGTCAACCTCTGGAAAATGGCGCGCGGATCGCGCGTGGCGCTGCTGCCGAACCTCAATTGTGCCGACAAGGTCTGGCGCGAAGTGTTCCGCGACGTCAGGGTACGCCGGGCGCTGTCCATGGCGATCGACCGTCACGAGATCAACATGGCGGCTTTCTATGGCCTAGGTGCTGAAAGTGCCGACACCGTGCTGCCCGAAAGCCCGCTTTTCAAGCCGGAAGACGCCAAGGCCTGGGTGAACCATGACCCGGCCCAGGCCAATGCCCTGCTCGATGCTGCTGGCCTCGACAAGCGCAACGCAGACGGCCTGCGCCTGCTGCCCGACGGGCGGCCGATGGAAATCACCGTTGAGACAGCGGGCGAAAGCACGCTCGACACCGATGTGATGGAGCTGGTCACCGACCACTGGCGGAAGATCGGCATTGCGGCCTTCACGCGCTCCTCGCAGCGCGACATCTTCCGCAGCCGGGCGATGGGCGGGCGCATCATGATGTCCATCTGGTACGGGCTCGACAATGGCGTACCGACGGCAGACATGAACCCCGGCGAACTGGCACCGACGATGGACGACCAGCTTCAATGGCCGCTCTGGGGCATGTACTACCTGTCCGGCGGAAGCCAGGGGGTTGCCCCCGATGTTCCCGAGGCTGCGCAGCTGAACGAACTCCTGGCACAATGGGGTATCGCGGCCTCATTCGAGGAACGGACGGAAATCTGGCAAAAGATGCTGGCCATCTATACCGAGCAGGTATTTTCGATCGGATTGATCAATGGCACCCTGCAGCCAATCCTGCACTCCAGGCGGCTGCAGAACGTGCCCGAAAAGGCGCTCTACGGTTTCGATCCGACATGCTTCCTCGGCATCTACATGCCCGATACCTTCTGGCTGACGGAGGACCATCCCCGTGCTTAG
- a CDS encoding ABC transporter ATP-binding protein yields MAPETDLLRIENLDVSFSLYGDKLSVVKGASLRILPGKVTALVGESGSGKSIISQAIMGILPTPAVASGRILFTDPKNGVTTDILSLSRDSAPMRALRGGRMATIFQEPMTSLSPLHTVGNQISEALRIHSTATKEEQRLKTEEMLELVGFQDPKRTFNMYPFELSGGMRQRAMIAMALICSPALLIADEPTTALDVTIQAQILTLLRDLQSKMQMAMLLITHDLGVVANMADEVVVIYHGEVMEAGPVETIFRNPQHPYLKGLMSAVPHFDMKPGERLKSLRDVPVNIDTFSAKRKSEPAGPEVLLTVRNLAKTYKTKKRGLFDRGAGSEMRAVDNVSFDIRRGECLGLVGESGCGKTTVSKILMRAVQPDSGTVVFNDGHGDVDVLAVSGDELMELRTNIQMVFQDPVSSLSPRMTVRNILSEPLEIHGRGDSAGRKQKVSALMRAIGLDERYLSRYPHSFSGGQRQRIGIARALALGPKLLILDEPVSALDVSVQAQILNLLKDLQKELGLTYLFISHNLAVVDYMADRIAVMYRGRIVEIAPRGIILRDPVHPYTRSLLSAVPFPDLDRPLDFAGLQAVGPSSKRDWGPNFAEAEGEELAYADLGDGHFVRAHRDANIQELRTW; encoded by the coding sequence ATGGCGCCTGAGACGGACTTGCTGCGTATCGAAAATCTCGACGTATCGTTTTCGCTTTACGGCGACAAGCTCTCCGTCGTCAAAGGTGCCAGCCTTCGGATCCTACCGGGCAAGGTGACCGCACTGGTCGGCGAATCCGGGTCCGGAAAGTCGATCATAAGCCAGGCAATCATGGGCATTTTGCCCACTCCGGCTGTTGCATCCGGCAGGATTTTGTTCACCGACCCAAAAAACGGCGTCACCACCGACATCTTGAGCCTGTCGCGCGACAGCGCCCCCATGCGGGCTCTTCGCGGCGGGAGGATGGCGACTATTTTCCAGGAGCCGATGACGTCGCTGTCCCCGCTTCACACGGTTGGAAACCAGATCAGCGAAGCGCTTCGGATACACAGCACCGCGACCAAGGAAGAACAGCGCCTCAAGACCGAGGAAATGCTGGAGCTCGTGGGCTTTCAGGACCCCAAGCGTACCTTCAACATGTATCCGTTCGAGCTTTCCGGCGGGATGCGCCAGCGAGCGATGATCGCCATGGCGCTGATCTGCAGCCCGGCGCTGCTGATCGCCGACGAGCCGACGACGGCGCTAGACGTGACCATCCAGGCACAAATCCTCACGCTGCTCCGCGATCTGCAGAGCAAGATGCAAATGGCGATGCTGCTGATCACCCACGATCTCGGCGTGGTCGCGAATATGGCCGACGAAGTGGTTGTCATCTACCACGGCGAGGTGATGGAGGCCGGTCCCGTCGAGACTATCTTCAGGAACCCGCAACATCCCTATCTGAAGGGACTGATGTCCGCCGTACCGCATTTCGACATGAAGCCCGGTGAGCGGCTGAAATCGCTGCGCGACGTGCCTGTCAACATCGATACATTCTCCGCAAAGCGCAAGAGCGAGCCGGCAGGACCGGAAGTGCTGCTGACGGTCCGCAATCTTGCCAAGACTTACAAAACAAAAAAGCGCGGTCTGTTCGACAGGGGAGCCGGCTCCGAGATGCGTGCTGTCGACAATGTTAGCTTCGATATTCGTCGGGGCGAATGCCTGGGACTGGTTGGCGAAAGCGGCTGCGGCAAGACGACGGTCAGCAAGATATTGATGCGCGCCGTCCAGCCGGACAGCGGTACCGTCGTTTTCAACGACGGCCACGGCGATGTCGATGTGCTGGCTGTGAGCGGCGACGAACTGATGGAATTGCGCACCAACATACAGATGGTGTTCCAGGACCCGGTTTCGTCGCTTTCGCCGCGCATGACGGTGCGCAATATCCTCAGCGAGCCTCTGGAAATACACGGGCGCGGCGATAGCGCCGGCCGCAAGCAGAAAGTCTCGGCGCTGATGCGCGCGATCGGCCTCGACGAACGCTACCTCAGCCGCTATCCACACAGCTTTTCCGGCGGGCAGCGCCAGCGTATCGGCATCGCCCGGGCACTGGCTCTCGGTCCGAAGCTGCTGATCCTGGACGAACCGGTGTCGGCGCTCGATGTCTCCGTGCAGGCGCAGATTCTCAACCTGCTGAAGGACCTGCAGAAGGAACTCGGGCTCACCTACCTGTTCATCTCGCACAATCTGGCGGTCGTCGATTACATGGCCGACCGCATTGCCGTGATGTATCGCGGACGCATCGTCGAGATCGCCCCCAGGGGCATCATATTGCGCGACCCCGTGCATCCCTACACCCGGTCGCTGCTGTCAGCCGTCCCCTTCCCCGACCTCGATCGTCCCCTCGACTTTGCAGGGCTGCAAGCGGTCGGCCCGAGCTCGAAGCGGGATTGGGGTCCGAACTTCGCCGAGGCCGAAGGCGAAGAACTTGCCTACGCAGATCTCGGCGATGGCCATTTCGTTCGCGCCCATCGCGACGCCAACATCCAGGAATTGCGCACGTGGTAA
- a CDS encoding adenylate/guanylate cyclase domain-containing protein, translated as MTNSFPSVSDIFLDKVAEWLTQAALTGENLENVVRGFCDRISASGLPIARVHLTFSMLHPLYDALGFTWRRASGLTIEGYRHSGEKPERFLQSPYYHLLTSNLDYMRRRIDGDGPLDFPIFEELRKEKVTDYIAFVQTFGDGSAQGMMGSWATDGASGFSEEMIGALLRMQNHLALAAKMAVLGKLANNMLTTYLGGDAGRRVLNGQIRRGDGETIRAALVMGDMRQSTVFAEKEGRQAYIDTLNAFFDAIAAPFNRNGGEIMSFLGDGFLAVYPCDRHRDPSKVACRAALAAVAQAQMRVAQLNEDRLSRKLNPIRYGIGLHVGNVMFGNVGLRDRLTFSAFGSAVNEVQRLQSLTKKYSREVVASKAFVGYSGGDWVTLGEEKLRGVRQKLTVLHPKPVVTSQGDQDVFYDAATDGLSEAEQVILLHRDAKKQDIRRQPGKIVQ; from the coding sequence ATGACGAACTCCTTTCCCAGCGTCTCCGACATTTTTCTCGACAAGGTGGCGGAGTGGTTGACGCAGGCGGCGCTGACGGGCGAAAACCTCGAGAACGTCGTGCGCGGCTTCTGTGACCGTATTTCCGCATCCGGCCTGCCGATTGCCCGTGTGCATCTGACATTTTCGATGCTGCATCCACTCTATGATGCGCTGGGATTCACCTGGCGTCGCGCCAGCGGGCTGACGATCGAAGGTTATCGCCACTCCGGCGAAAAGCCGGAGCGGTTCCTGCAAAGCCCCTATTACCATCTGCTGACCAGCAATCTCGACTATATGCGCCGCCGCATCGACGGCGACGGGCCGCTTGACTTCCCGATCTTCGAGGAACTGCGCAAGGAGAAAGTCACCGACTACATAGCCTTCGTGCAGACCTTCGGTGACGGCTCGGCGCAAGGCATGATGGGTTCGTGGGCAACGGATGGCGCGAGCGGCTTCAGTGAAGAGATGATCGGTGCCCTGTTGCGGATGCAAAACCATCTGGCGCTGGCAGCCAAGATGGCGGTGCTCGGCAAGCTCGCCAACAACATGCTGACCACCTATCTCGGAGGCGATGCGGGCAGACGCGTGCTGAACGGCCAGATCCGGCGCGGCGACGGCGAGACTATCCGCGCCGCTTTGGTGATGGGAGACATGCGTCAATCGACGGTATTTGCCGAGAAAGAGGGGCGCCAGGCGTATATCGACACGCTGAACGCGTTCTTCGACGCGATAGCCGCGCCGTTCAACCGGAACGGCGGCGAAATCATGAGTTTTCTCGGGGACGGATTTCTGGCGGTGTATCCCTGCGACAGGCACAGGGACCCGTCGAAGGTTGCCTGCCGGGCAGCGCTTGCTGCCGTCGCGCAGGCGCAGATGCGTGTCGCGCAACTGAACGAGGATCGCCTGTCCAGAAAGCTAAACCCGATCCGCTATGGCATCGGCTTGCATGTCGGCAATGTTATGTTCGGCAACGTCGGCCTCAGGGACCGGCTGACATTCTCCGCGTTCGGCTCCGCCGTCAACGAAGTGCAAAGACTGCAATCGCTGACCAAGAAGTATTCCCGCGAAGTGGTCGCCAGCAAGGCATTCGTTGGCTATAGCGGCGGCGATTGGGTAACGCTCGGCGAAGAAAAGCTTCGCGGCGTACGGCAGAAACTGACTGTACTTCACCCGAAGCCTGTTGTTACATCGCAGGGTGATCAGGATGTTTTCTACGATGCCGCGACGGACGGGTTATCCGAGGCAGAGCAAGTTATTCTTCTGCATCGCGACGCCAAGAAACAGGATATCCGGCGGCAACCCGGAAAAATCGTCCAGTAG